In Rhodamnia argentea isolate NSW1041297 chromosome 4, ASM2092103v1, whole genome shotgun sequence, the following proteins share a genomic window:
- the LOC115740540 gene encoding protein SRG1-like, with amino-acid sequence MRKVRRGISDGGGNREEAKMEEDGVNLNWSLPVPSVQELVRQQRPDVVPPRYLRDDMVLADHRRESSQGLPCIDLGKLMDPPSRSTELHNLHSACHQWGLFRLVNHGVSDEGLRMMQENVQGFFELPYHEKQKSAQRPGSLEGYGHAFVTSHDQKLGWNDMIFLKCLPNHERNLDLWPQNPPEFRIALEKYSEDMRKLAVAVVNYIGMASGIHEGELDLLMKSFGEGKFEIRMNYYPACPEPERVIGLEPHADISGITLLTECADMPGLQVLSNDDCWVTVPPVHGSIIVNLGQIMEIYSNGTYKAPDHRAVVNKEKERLSIATFCYPSPSLPVGPSPQVLAATGLPPLYQTLSHSEYMQRFFNRKLDDAVPFIDTLKM; translated from the exons ATGCGAAAAGTCAGGCGGGGGATATCAGATGGTGGAGGGAACAGAGAAGAGGCAAAAATGGAGGAGGACGGGGTGAACTTGAACTGGTCGCTGCCGGTGCCGAGCGTGCAAGAACTGGTGAGGCAGCAACGGCCGGATGTTGTGCCCCCCAGGTACCTCCGTGATGACATGGTACTGGCCGATCACCGCCGAGAGTCGTCACAGGGCTTGCCTTGCATTGACCTGGGGAAGCTGATGGACCCTCCTTCCCGATCCACCGAGCTCCACAACCTTCACTCTGCCTGCCACCAATGGGGTCTGTTCCGG CTAGTGAACCATGGAGTGTCAGATGAAGGGTTGAGGATGATGCAGGAGAACGTGCAAGGGTTCTTCGAACTGCCCTACCACGAGAAGCAAAAGTCGGCCCAGAGACCCGGAAGTCTTGAAGGTTATGGGCATGCTTTCGTCACCTCTCACGACCAGAAGCTGGGATGGAACGACATGATCTTCCTCAAATGCCTTCCTAACCATGAAAGAAATCTCGATCTGTGGCCACAAAATCCCCCTGAATTCAG AATAGCACTGGAGAAATACAGCGAAGATATGAGGAAACTGGCAGTGGCAGTAGTGAACTATATTGGAATGGCGTCAGGGATTCATGAAGGTGAACTGGATTTGTTGATGAAAAGTTTCGGAGAAGGAAAATTTGAGATCAGGATGAATTACTACCCGGCATGCCCAGAACCTGAGAGAGTAATAGGCTTGGAGCCACATGCTGACATCTCGGGGATCACTTTGTTGACGGAGTGCGCCGACATGCCTGGCCTTCAGGTCCTTAGCAATGACGACTGCTGGGTCACAGTTCCACCCGTTCATGGCAGCATCATCGTGAATTTAGGCCAAATCATGGAGATTTACAGCAATGGCACGTATAAAGCACCAGATCATAGGGCGGTGGTGAACAAAGAGAAGGAGAGGTTGTCCATAGCAACCTTTTGCTATCCCAGTCCGTCTCTTCCAGTTGGACCTTCTCCACAGGTCCTCGCTGCCACTGGACTCCCCCCTCTCTACCAAACCCTTTCGCACTCCGAATACATGCAACGCTTCTTCAACCGCAAGCTTGATGATGCGGTTCCTTTCATCGATACACTCAAGATGTAG